The Salvia miltiorrhiza cultivar Shanhuang (shh) chromosome 2, IMPLAD_Smil_shh, whole genome shotgun sequence DNA window atgttattattatatttttataaaatgtgaaTTTGAGTCTAGATTTtccatgaaaaatatatatacgtgTGGAGTGAAATTATCGAATAATCGGAATTTATATGTTTTTGGTTCTCTAATTTTCTAGATGAACGAATTATGCATTTGGGAACGTCGGTGATGGTCGGTCAATATTAATTCGATTATTCATTACATATAAGTGTTACATGTCCTATACAAATTTTGGTATTTAATAAGGTTAGCctcaaaatattcattttaaaaatatgtaaaatctACTTAATTTaggtgaaataataaaaaaaaatccgtGACTATTGACTTTTGTATCGAAAAATTGAATTACCCGACTTTGTTTTAGTGATCGATTCTAAGTTTCTAAACAATTTTACAATAACATGATTGAGCTATTTAGTTTATTTTGGTATATCACACATATTATTATACAAGTGAGTATTAAATGtcttattataattttttttaagtctaATTATATGCTAAATTAATCAAGGAATCCACTTGAAACCAACTCGATAAGTATATAGATAACGAAGCGCAACTCAGTTGATAGGacacttattttttaattaacatatcataaattcaaatcaccagtaaagaaaaaataaaaaattattattgatcctcttaaaaaaaattgataagcATCTAACAAAAACAAGAACTCACTTATAATCGATTCAATAAATACACCAAAGTGAAAAAAGGGTCTCAAATGCCTCAAACAATCAAATAAACCAATCTTCAAGGTAGAAAACATTACATGGTAGAAAATGAAGTAATCAAAgcatacaaattaattaattatttcaagaTTTAGATTCCTTCTCAGCCTTCCTTCTAgctcttctctctctagaacTCAAAGATGACTTGAACTTGCCATTCCCTTCAAAatcttctctctcttcaaaGTCCTTCAATGATTTCTAACAAACATAATACAATAATCAAACaatagtcattttttttttttttttttttttttttttttttttttgatcggtcaaagtcatgttagatgttagtagttagttccccatccactccaagaaccaccttatctctccattcaccaaactccaccttatatctccaatcaccaattcgttcccaagagggatcgaataTATACATacaagtgtgtgtgtgtagagagagagagagagaataccTCTCTGATCTCAGAAAAACTAACTACATAAAATGTAACAGCAGCAGCTGCAACAATTCCCAA harbors:
- the LOC131009475 gene encoding uncharacterized protein LOC131009475, translating into MDGLQQIGLPILGIVAAAAVTFYVVSFSEIREKSLKDFEEREDFEGNGKFKSSLSSRERRARRKAEKESKS